In Arvicanthis niloticus isolate mArvNil1 chromosome 4, mArvNil1.pat.X, whole genome shotgun sequence, a single window of DNA contains:
- the Pias3 gene encoding E3 SUMO-protein ligase PIAS3 isoform X1 gives MAELGELKHMVMSFRVSELQVLLGFAGRNKSGRKHELLAKALHLLKSSCAPSVQMKIKELYRRRFPRKTLGPSDLSLLSLPPGTSPVGSPGSLAPIPPALLTPGTLLGPKREVDMHPPLPQPVHPDVTMKPLPFYEVYGELIRPTTLASTSSQRFEEAHFTFALTPQQLQQILTSREVLPGAKCDYTIQVQLRFCLCETSCPQEDYFPPNLFVKVNGKLCPLPGYLPPTKNGAEPKRPSRPINITPLARLSATVPNTIVVNWSSEFGRNYSLSVYLVRQLTAGTLLQKLRAKGIRNPDHSRALIKEKLTADPDSEVATTSLRVSLMCPLGKMRLTVPCRALTCAHLQSFDAALYLQMNEKKPTWTCPVCDKKAPYESLIIDGLFMEILNSCSDCDEIQFMEDGSWCPMKPKKEASEVCPPPGYGLDGLQYSPVQEGNQSENKKRVEVIDLTIESSSDEEDLPPIKKHCPVTSAAIPALPASKGALTSGHQPSSVLRSPAMGTLGSDFLSSLPLHEYPPAFPLGADIQGLDLFSFLQTESQHYGPSVITSLDEQDTLGHFFQYRGTPSHFLGPLAPTLGSSHRSSTPAPPPGRVSSIVAPGSSLREGHGGHLPSGPSLTGCRSDVISLD, from the exons ATGGCGGAGCTGGGCGAGTTAAAG CACATGGTGATGAGTTTCCGAGTGTCTGAGCTCCAGGTGCTCCTTGGCTTCGCTGGCAGGAACAAGAGTGGACGGAAACACGAGCTGCTGGCCAAGGCCCTGCACCTCCTCAAGTCTAGCTGTGCCCCCAGTGTCCAGATGAAGATCAAAGAACTTTACCGCAGGCGCTTTCCCCGGAAGACCCTGGGGCCTTCTGATCTTTCCTTGCTCTCTTTGCCCCCTGGCACCTCTCCTGTAGGCTCCCCTGGCTCCCTTGCTCCCATTCCTCCCGCCCTTCTGACCCCTGGCACCTTGCTGGGCCCTAAGCGTGAGGTGGACATGCAccctcctctgcctcagcctgtgCACCCTGATGTCACCATGAAACCACTGCCCTTCTATGAAGTCTACGGGGAGCTCATCCGGCCCACTACCCTTG CATCCACCTCCAGCCAGAGGTTTGAGGAAGCCCACTTTACCTTCGCACTCACTCCCCAGCAGCTGCAGCAGATTCTCACGTCCAG GGAGGTTCTGCCAGGAGCCAAGTGCGATTATACCATACAAGTGCAGCTCAG GTTCTGTCTCTGTGAGACCAGCTGCCCCCAGGAGGACTATTTCCCCCCTAACCTCTTTGTCAAGGTTAATGGGAAACTCTGCCCCCTGCCG GGTTACCTCCCTCCCACCAAGAATGGAGCTGAGCCCAAGAGACCCAGCCGTCCGATCAACATCACACCCCTGGCTAGACTTTCAGCCACTGTTCCCAACACCATCGTGGTTAATTGGTCATCTGAGTTTGGACGG AATTACTCCTTGTCTGTGTACCTGGTGAGGCAGCTGACTGCAGGGACACTTCTACAAAAGCTCAGAGCCAAGGGCATCCGGAATCCAGACCATTCTCGGGCATTGA TCAAGGAGAAGTTGACTGCTGACCCCGACAGTGAAGTGGCTACTACAAGTCTCCGGGTGTCACTCATGTGCCCG cTAGGGAAGATGCGCCTGACTGTCCCGTGCCGTGCCCTCACCTGTGCCCACTTGCAGAGTTTCGATGCTGCCCTTTATCTACAGATGAATGAGAAGAAGCCGACATGGACGTGCCCTGTGTGTGACAAGAAGGCCCCCTATGAGTCACTGATCATCGATGG TTTATTCATGGAAATTCTTAATTCCTGTTCGGACTGTGATGAGATCCAGTTCATGGAAGATGGATCCTGGTGTCCAATGAAACCCAAGAAGGAGGCATCAGAGGTTTGCCCCCCGCCAGGGTATGGGCTGGATG GTCTCCAGTACAGCCCAGTCCAGGAGGGAAATCAGTCAGAGAATAAGAAGAGGGTTGAAGTCATCGACCTGACAATCGAAAGCTCATCAGATGAGGAAGATCTGCCCCCCATCAAGAAGCACTGCCCCGTCACCTCGGCTGCCATCCCAGCCCTTCCTGCAAGCAAAGG AGCCCTGACCTCTGGTCACCAGCCGTCCTCGGTGCTACGCAGCCCTGCAATGGGcacactgggcagtgacttcctgTCTAGTCTCCCACTACATGAGTACCCACCTGCTTTCCCACTGGGGGCTGACATCCAAG gtttagatttattttctttccttcagacTGAGAGTCAG CACTACGGCCCTTCAGTTATCACTTCGCTAGATGAACAGGACACCCTTGGCCACTTCTTCCAGTACCGGGGAACCCCTTCCCACTTCCTGGGCCCACTGGCCCCCACATTGGGGAGCTCTCACCGCAGCTCCACTCCAGCGCCCCCTCCTGGTCGTGTCAGCAGCATTGTGGCTCCTGGGAGTTCCTTGAGGGAAGGGCATGGAGGACACCTGCCTTCAGGTCCCTCTTTGACTGGCTGTCGGTCAGATGTCATTTCCTTGGACTGA
- the Pias3 gene encoding E3 SUMO-protein ligase PIAS3 isoform X2, which produces MVMSFRVSELQVLLGFAGRNKSGRKHELLAKALHLLKSSCAPSVQMKIKELYRRRFPRKTLGPSDLSLLSLPPGTSPVGSPGSLAPIPPALLTPGTLLGPKREVDMHPPLPQPVHPDVTMKPLPFYEVYGELIRPTTLASTSSQRFEEAHFTFALTPQQLQQILTSREVLPGAKCDYTIQVQLRFCLCETSCPQEDYFPPNLFVKVNGKLCPLPGYLPPTKNGAEPKRPSRPINITPLARLSATVPNTIVVNWSSEFGRNYSLSVYLVRQLTAGTLLQKLRAKGIRNPDHSRALIKEKLTADPDSEVATTSLRVSLMCPLGKMRLTVPCRALTCAHLQSFDAALYLQMNEKKPTWTCPVCDKKAPYESLIIDGLFMEILNSCSDCDEIQFMEDGSWCPMKPKKEASEVCPPPGYGLDGLQYSPVQEGNQSENKKRVEVIDLTIESSSDEEDLPPIKKHCPVTSAAIPALPASKGALTSGHQPSSVLRSPAMGTLGSDFLSSLPLHEYPPAFPLGADIQGLDLFSFLQTESQHYGPSVITSLDEQDTLGHFFQYRGTPSHFLGPLAPTLGSSHRSSTPAPPPGRVSSIVAPGSSLREGHGGHLPSGPSLTGCRSDVISLD; this is translated from the exons ATGGTGATGAGTTTCCGAGTGTCTGAGCTCCAGGTGCTCCTTGGCTTCGCTGGCAGGAACAAGAGTGGACGGAAACACGAGCTGCTGGCCAAGGCCCTGCACCTCCTCAAGTCTAGCTGTGCCCCCAGTGTCCAGATGAAGATCAAAGAACTTTACCGCAGGCGCTTTCCCCGGAAGACCCTGGGGCCTTCTGATCTTTCCTTGCTCTCTTTGCCCCCTGGCACCTCTCCTGTAGGCTCCCCTGGCTCCCTTGCTCCCATTCCTCCCGCCCTTCTGACCCCTGGCACCTTGCTGGGCCCTAAGCGTGAGGTGGACATGCAccctcctctgcctcagcctgtgCACCCTGATGTCACCATGAAACCACTGCCCTTCTATGAAGTCTACGGGGAGCTCATCCGGCCCACTACCCTTG CATCCACCTCCAGCCAGAGGTTTGAGGAAGCCCACTTTACCTTCGCACTCACTCCCCAGCAGCTGCAGCAGATTCTCACGTCCAG GGAGGTTCTGCCAGGAGCCAAGTGCGATTATACCATACAAGTGCAGCTCAG GTTCTGTCTCTGTGAGACCAGCTGCCCCCAGGAGGACTATTTCCCCCCTAACCTCTTTGTCAAGGTTAATGGGAAACTCTGCCCCCTGCCG GGTTACCTCCCTCCCACCAAGAATGGAGCTGAGCCCAAGAGACCCAGCCGTCCGATCAACATCACACCCCTGGCTAGACTTTCAGCCACTGTTCCCAACACCATCGTGGTTAATTGGTCATCTGAGTTTGGACGG AATTACTCCTTGTCTGTGTACCTGGTGAGGCAGCTGACTGCAGGGACACTTCTACAAAAGCTCAGAGCCAAGGGCATCCGGAATCCAGACCATTCTCGGGCATTGA TCAAGGAGAAGTTGACTGCTGACCCCGACAGTGAAGTGGCTACTACAAGTCTCCGGGTGTCACTCATGTGCCCG cTAGGGAAGATGCGCCTGACTGTCCCGTGCCGTGCCCTCACCTGTGCCCACTTGCAGAGTTTCGATGCTGCCCTTTATCTACAGATGAATGAGAAGAAGCCGACATGGACGTGCCCTGTGTGTGACAAGAAGGCCCCCTATGAGTCACTGATCATCGATGG TTTATTCATGGAAATTCTTAATTCCTGTTCGGACTGTGATGAGATCCAGTTCATGGAAGATGGATCCTGGTGTCCAATGAAACCCAAGAAGGAGGCATCAGAGGTTTGCCCCCCGCCAGGGTATGGGCTGGATG GTCTCCAGTACAGCCCAGTCCAGGAGGGAAATCAGTCAGAGAATAAGAAGAGGGTTGAAGTCATCGACCTGACAATCGAAAGCTCATCAGATGAGGAAGATCTGCCCCCCATCAAGAAGCACTGCCCCGTCACCTCGGCTGCCATCCCAGCCCTTCCTGCAAGCAAAGG AGCCCTGACCTCTGGTCACCAGCCGTCCTCGGTGCTACGCAGCCCTGCAATGGGcacactgggcagtgacttcctgTCTAGTCTCCCACTACATGAGTACCCACCTGCTTTCCCACTGGGGGCTGACATCCAAG gtttagatttattttctttccttcagacTGAGAGTCAG CACTACGGCCCTTCAGTTATCACTTCGCTAGATGAACAGGACACCCTTGGCCACTTCTTCCAGTACCGGGGAACCCCTTCCCACTTCCTGGGCCCACTGGCCCCCACATTGGGGAGCTCTCACCGCAGCTCCACTCCAGCGCCCCCTCCTGGTCGTGTCAGCAGCATTGTGGCTCCTGGGAGTTCCTTGAGGGAAGGGCATGGAGGACACCTGCCTTCAGGTCCCTCTTTGACTGGCTGTCGGTCAGATGTCATTTCCTTGGACTGA